A genome region from Cutaneotrichosporon cavernicola HIS019 DNA, chromosome: 5 includes the following:
- a CDS encoding uncharacterized protein (Arginine methyltransferase involved in the assembly or stability of mitochondrial NADH ubiquinone oxidoreductase complex (complex I)), with amino-acid sequence MNLARRALRTPRPLLVGRRAYASPAPRKPTPPVPKAAPPNKDKKEAPVYNFNTSLTFDAVADPEVAKYRRVTATELANFREPPTKVRMLVRDFIDDSLYNPHYGYFSKNVSIFTPPDGKGYDFRSFRDQNEFQERVAERYESEYGAESGLGRQVWHTPTELFKPHYARALTAAMVNAYKLNHYPHDFVIYEVGAGNGTFMIDALTFLKEEYPDIFARTKYRIVEISGALAKIQRSRAVAAGFDNVEVINQDVFKWQGGSTEPCYVVACEVFDNFSHDMIRYDMGTLEPMQASVAIDSRGDFSVYYEPLHDPLLRRVLAYRRLLPPSPSTQPPLSKPLLASSTLRKVYSQIPFAPNLSPPEFVPTKAVAFLERLRDQLPNHRLLVADFDTLPDAVAGRNGPVVQTRYGGTMVPCETFLVKQGYFDIFFPTDFELLRDTYSLIMNSPSRRATDGSGKGRGKLSNDFFTGVRGFRRRAINVYSQGEFVMKYGGREAIKATTTRDGMSVMLSMYHNTKVLF; translated from the exons ATGAACCTCGCGCGCCGGGCATTGCGCACACCACGCCCTCTTCTAGTTGGGCGGAGAGCGTATGCGTCTCCAGCGCCTAGGAAACCAACACCGCCAGTGCCAAAGGCTGCACCTCCCAACAAGGATAAGAAAGAGGCGCCCGTGTACAACTTCAACACGTCGCTTACGTTCGATGCCGTCGCTGATCCTGAG GTGGCCAAGTATCGGAgggtgacggcgacggAGCTGGCCAATTTCCGCGAGCCGCCGACCAAGGTGCGGATGCTTGTGCGCGACTTTATCGACGACAGCTTGTACAAT ccacACTACGGCTACTTTAGCAAGAACGTGTCCATTTTCACACCTCCCGATGGGAAGGGGTACGATTTCCGCTCATTCCGAGACCAGAACGAGTTCCAGGAACGCGTTGCCGAACGCTACGAGAGCGAGTATGGCGCCGAATCTGGGCTCGGACGACAGGTGTGGCACACCCCCACCGAGCTCTTCAAGCCGCACTATGCGCGTGCCCTCACGGCCGCAATGGTCAACGCATACAAGCTCAACCACTACCCCCACGATTTTGTCATCTACGAAGTCGGTGCGGGAAACGGGACGTTTATGATCGACGCACTCACATTCTTAAAGGAGGAGTACCCCGATATCTTTGCGCGGACAAAGTATCGTATCGTGGAGATTTCGGGGGCGCTCGCCAAGATCCAGCGGTCgcgggcggtggcggccgGGTTCGATAACGTCGAAGTCATCAATCAGGACGTGTTCAAGTGGCAAGGAGGGAGCACTGAGCCTTGCTATGTTGTTGCGTGCGAGGTGTTTGACAACTTTTCACACGACATGATTCGGTACGATATGGGCACGCTCGAACCCATGCAGGCTAGCGTGGCCATTGACTCGCGCGGCGACTTTAGCGTCTACTACGAGCCTCTGCACGATCCACTCCTCAGGCGCGTCCTCGCataccgccgcctcctgcCGCCCAGTCCCTCAACCCAGCCGCCGCTCAGCAagcccctcctcgcctcgtcaacaTTGCGCAAGGTCTACTCGCAGATCCCGTTCGCTCCCAACCTCTCCCCGCCAGAGTTTGTTCCGACCAAGGCGGTCGCTttcctcgagcgcctgcgcgaCCAGCTTCCCAACCACCgccttctcgtcgccgacttTGACACGCTTCCAGACGCCGTCGCTGGCCGTAATGGGCCCGTAGTACAGACGCGCTACGGAGGTACGATGGTGCCGTGCGAGACGTTCCTCGTCAAGCAGGGATACTTTGACATTTTCTTCCCGACCGACTTTGAACTGCTACGTGACACGTACTCGCTCATCATGAACTCTccgtcgcgccgcgcaaccgacggcagcggcaaGGGGCGCGGCAAGCTGTCAAACGACTTCTTCACGGGCGTCCGCGGGTTCCGGCGCCGCGCAATCAACGTGTACTCGCAGGGCGAGTTTGTGATGAAGTACGGGGGACGCGAGGCGATCAAGgccacgacgacgcgtgACGGCATGAGCGTCATGCTCAGCATGTACCACAACACCAAGGTCCTCTTTTAG
- the ARG3 gene encoding uncharacterized protein (Aspartate/ornithine carbamoyltransferase, Asp/Orn binding domain) — translation MLSLSRTSLARPTAAIARAVVAAPKRGYAYDRPSYTERPNRPYGDRQTRPSFDRGERPNRPYGDRGDRPNRTFGDRQDRPFNPSHRGSNQGKRFSETVLYLPNGVVARRTPETAPVLLTLADRSVDEITALIQGALTLKLVQKNFGPRFLGDSMRNRSMAMTFSKRSTRTRVATETATSSLGGVSMFLGRDDIQLGVNESLYDSAKVIGSMVDGIMARVAKHEEVETLAKHSGVPVINALSDLYHPTQILADILTLVEEAHGPFVFPSQVTTSEGSRYHWMHEWVRNNVDIPGALRGKKMAWVGDSNNISNELLVTLPRFGVHFALAAPKGYDTIDPRVKATLEAQGVADMITYTNDPAVAVKNADILITDTWISMGQEDETAARLKAFEGYQITMDMARTHGAKEGWKFMHCLPRHKEEVDDEVFYSDRSLVFPEAENRKWTIMACIDAMAGWWLPARKNRMRKADDMVEEA, via the exons AtgctctcgctctcccGCACCTCCCTCGCACGCCCTACGGCGGCGATTGCGCGCGcagtcgtcgccgcccccAAGCGTGGCTACGCGTACGACCGCCCGTCCTACACCGAGCGCCCGAACCGCCCTTACGGCGACCGCCAGACCCGTCCCTCTTTCGACCGCGGTGAACGCCCGAACCGTCCTTATGGCGATCGCGGTGACCGCCCGAACCGCACCTTTGGCGACCGTCAGGACCGTCCGTTTAACCCGAGCCACCGCGGCAGCAACCAGGGAAAGCGCTTTTCGGAGACCGTTCTCTACCTTCCGAATGGTGTCGTCGCCAGGCGGACGCCGGAGACTGCGCCGGTGCTGCTgaccctcgccgaccgGTCTGTCGATGAGATCACTGCGCTCATCCAAGGAGCGCTCACTCTCAAGCTTGTGCAGAAGAACTTTGGCCCTCGCTTTCTCGGAGACAGCATGCGCAATCGCTCAATGGCCATGACCTTCTCTAAGCGCAGCACCCGTACCCGCGTGGCGACCGAGACAGCGACGagcagcctcggcggcgtgtCCATGTTCCTTGGCCGTGACGATATCCAGCTCGGTGTCAACGAGAGCCTGTACGACAGTGCCAAGGTCATTGGCTCAATGGTGGACGGTATCATGGCCCGCGTGGCCAAGcacgaggaggttgagacTCTCGCCAAGCACTCTGGCGTTCCCGTCATCAACGCCCTCTCGGACCTCTACCACCCGACGCAGATTCTCGCCGACATTCTCACTCTCGTCGAAGAGGCACATGGGCCCTTTGTGTTCCCATCGCAGGTGACGACCAGCGAGGGCAGCAGGTACCACTGGATGCACGAGTGGGTGCGCAACAACGTCGACATTCCCGGTGCGCTCCGTGGTAAGAAGATGGCGTGGGTTGGCGACTCGAACAACATCTCCAACGAGTTGCTCGTTACGCTCCCCCGTTTCGGTGTTCACTttgccctcgccgcgcccaAGGGATACGACACGATTGACCCGCGTGTCAAGGCCACGCTCGAGGCACAGGGTGTCGCCGACATGATCACGTACACCAACGACCCCGCTGTTGCCGTCAAGAACGCTGACATTCTGATCACGGACACGTGGATCAGCATGGGTcaggaggacgagacggcTGCCCGCCTCAAGGCGTTTGAGGGGTACCAGATCACGATGGACATGGCTCGCACCCATGGCGCAAAGGAGGGATGGAAGTTTATGCACTGCCTCCCCCGCcacaaggaggaggttgacgacgaggtctTCTACTCGGACCGTTCGCTTGTCTtccccgaggccgagaaccGCAAGTGGACCATCATGGCTTGTATTGA TGCCATGGCCGGCTGGTGGTTGCCTGCGCGTAAGAACCGCATGCGCAAGGCTGATGAcatggtcgaggaggcctAG
- a CDS encoding uncharacterized protein (Ribosomal protein L30p/L7e), whose translation MRPSLAAFNSTHYLITLVRSPRGLPPASAATVAALGLSRLHQSVVQPIGPTAAGKILRIKELVTVRNVSEEEGLAACARRRPEGAGVEPTGREKVCRNIPT comes from the exons ATGCGCCCCTCTCTCGCCGCCTTCAACTCGACCCACTACCTCATCACGCTCGTGCGGTCCCCGCGCGGCCTTCCGccagcctcggcagccaCCGTCGCGGCTCTCGGACTCTCCCGGCTGCACCAGAGCGTCGTGCAGCCCATCGGACCTACGGCGGCCGGGAAAATCTTGCGTATCAAGGAGCTCGTTACTGTTCGCAACGTttcggaggaggaggggctggCTGCGTGCGCACGCAGGCGTCccgagggcgcgggcgtCGAGCCCACTGGTCGC GAGAAGGTTTGCAGAAA TATACCCACCTAG
- the SEC4 gene encoding uncharacterized protein (Rab subfamily of small GTPases) — protein sequence MAGPHYDFLIKLLLIGDSGVGKSCLLLRFCDDSWTPSFITTIGIDFKIRTIELDGKRIKLQIWDTAGQERFRTITTAYYRGAMGILIVYDVTDEKSFNNVRTWHAQIEQHASPGVNKILVGNKCDWHEKRAVSLEQGKELADEFGLRFIETSAKANEGVEDAFFTLARDIKTRLIDSQPQAEQPTAPSGGVNVKDKQPASNQGGCC from the exons ATGGCCGGTCCTCACTACGACTT CCTTATTaagctcctcctcatcggcgACTCGG GTGTCGGCAAGTCGTGTCTGCTCCTGCGCTTCTGCGACGACTCGTGGACCCCTTCGTTCATCACTACCATTGGCATCGACTT CAAGATTCGGACGATTGAGCTCGATGGCAAGCGCATCAAGCTCCAGATT TGGGACACGGCCGGCCAGGAGCGTTTCCGCACCATTACGACCGCATACTACCGCGGTGCGATGGGTATCCTGATCGTGTACGATGTGACCGACGAGAAGAGCTTCAACA ACGTCCGCACCTGGCACGCGCAGATCGAGCAGCACGCGTCGCCTGGGGTCAACAAGATCCTCGTGGGCAACAAGTGCGACTGGCACGAGAAACGCGCCGTCTCGCTCGAGCagggcaaggagctcgccgaTGAGTTTGGGCTGCGCTTCATCGAGACGAGTGCCAAGGCGaacgagggcgtcgaggacgcctTCTTTACCCTTGCTag AGACATCAAGACACGCCTCATCGATTCGCAGCCCCAAGCAGAGCAGCCCACCGCGCccagcggcggcgtcaacgtcaaggacaagcAGCCTGCGAGCAACCAGGGCGGCTGCTGCTAA
- the NIC96 gene encoding uncharacterized protein (Nup93/Nic96), producing the protein MQSSTFGGPARPPATATLSSILAKANSLNNVDYDPELPQIRFNIDEIERMSEAAAGKGKRSRATIAEGHTLLSNLGVNTSRISHEIAQLATAEPSRPRRRKQGGRLAPLGDLGPAYAVGDTDVGAWGRNWHEMVILSGIEGQRQKTVKAFQEQFQARMLSSWETEKNRVLQDELGVTDDELARATSGAQSAVGTSTLGRSRLSASTRRFPLAQSTLGKSTAGEREGGMAMHNKAIKYDKVVKMLNQRRLRREPFELCQAFEATVKNDTKHPMLPKGYHILAYMTQESSLREAEFGVGPSTAEPVLERQYAQAYLAPRGSNASIALHGRLVSGARAYLERDFEDFIDVTIAKNPKDANLGGVPGIANKVRAFVDVTLHSKEQQERFNPQTIDGIKLWAHLYYLLRSGHPSEALALVEDHMHSFTDDWSFPSAFKAFLSSPERRIPKNLRDQLFADFNGRIRTNPKADQFKFALYKLVGRLDVQRKTAKVAVTTEDWMWFQLSLTRENKDGDPPQEQYDVADLGNLVLKYGSEKFDSGSKPFLWFNLLLLTTQFERAVGYLYSKPQLKTDAVHFAIALQYYGLLRVPPADETDILTGADGEDPALNFARIIQVYIGPFHKVEPQSALQYAYLVALASDAPAPTGPAQRQLALDLVREIVIGSRDWGKLLGSVRADGTKEQGVIERDLDLLRLGSEKDYIREVVLAAANQAAHDGSLTNSVELYHLAADYDKVVYAVNHALGHSLGQPGAPIEAQAALSGAFGGVSDVEGLAARVHDVYANDFAKRSRISSRNWDTLEVLLKLKAGLGQFAAGRPDLALDTFRSTDLLPLDNDTTSIARYAANFNRMLDQPVVSNLDDVIVTTMKCLHRLSQQLKESPYGDHGRMEALSALKHQAQCLIQFASTLRLRLGPDVYRQLSSLSAFF; encoded by the exons ATGCAGTCGTCGACATTTGGAGGGCCAGCGCGGCCTCCAGCTACCGCAACCCTTTCCTCCATCCTCGCAAAGGCCAACTCGCTCAACAATGTTGACTACGATCCCGAGCTCCCCCAGATCCGCTTCAACATTGACGAGATTGAGCGCATGagcgaggccgccgccggcaagggcaagcgcTCCAGGGCAACTATTGCTGAAGGCCacaccctcctctccaacctcggcgtcaaCACATCGCGCATTAGCCACGAGATTGCCCAGCTCGCTACGGCCGAGCCCAGCCGCCCCAGGCGGCGGAAGCAAGGAGGCCGCCTTGCGCcactcggcgacctcgggcCAGCGTACGCGGTCGGTGACACGGATGTTGGCGCGTGGGGTCGCAATTGGCACGAGATGGTGATCTTGAGCGGGATCGAGGGGCAGCGGCAGAAGACGGTCAAGGCGTTTCAGGAACAGTTCCAGGCGCGCATGCTCTCGAGCTGGGAGACTGAGAAGAACCGCGTGCTCCaggacgagcttggcgtcaCAGATGATGAACTCGCGCGGGCCACGAGTGGCGCGCAGTCGGCGGTTGGTACGAGCACCCTCGGCCGCTCTCGCCTCAGCGCCAGCACACGTCGCTTCCCCCTTGCACAGTCGACGCTGGGTAAGAGTacggcgggcgagcgcgagggcggcatggCCATGCACAACAAGGCGATCAAGTACGACAAGGTTGTCAAGATGCTCAACCAGCGCCGCTTGCGGCGCGAGCCTTTCGAGTTGTGCCAGGCGTTCGAGGCGACTGTCAAGAACGACACA AAACACCCCATGCTCCCGAAGGGGTACCACATCCTCGCGTACATGACGCAGGAATCGTCGCTGCGCGAGGCTGAGTTTGGAGTTGGGCCGAGCACCGCCGAGCCTGTCCTCGAGCGGCAGTATGCGCAGGCGTacctcgcgccgcgcgggaGCAATGCCAGCATCGCGCTGCATGGGCGTCTCGTGAGCGGGGCAAGAGCGTACCTCGAACGCGACTTTGAGGACTTTATCGACGTGACGATCGCCAAGAAccccaaggacgccaaTCTTGGTGGCGTGCCCGGTATCGCCAACAAGGTGCGCGCGTTTGTGGACGTGACGTTGCACTCCAAGGAGCAGCAGGAGCGCTTCAACCCCCAGACGATCGACGGCATCAAGCTCTGGGCCCACCTCTACTACCTTCTTCGATCTGGACACCCCTCTGAagccctcgcccttgtcgaggaccACATGCACAGCTTCACGGACGACTGGTCGTTCCCGAGCGCGTTCAAGGCGTTCCTCAGCTCGCCTGAACGCCGTATTCCCAAGAACCTGCGCGACCAGCTGTTCGCCGACTTTAACGGGCGCATCCGCACCAATCCCAAGGCCGACCAGTTCAAGTTTGCTCTGTACAAGCTTGTCGGGCGACTCGACGTTCAGCGCAAGACGGCCAAGGTGGCGGTCACGACCGAGGACTGGATGTGGTTCCAGCTCAGCCTCACCCGCGAGaacaaggacggcgaccCACCTCAGGAGCAGTACGAcgttgccgacctcggcaaccTCGTGCTCAAGTACGGCAGCGAGAAGTTTGACAGCGGCTCCAAGCCGTTCCTGTGGTTCAACCTGCTGCTCCTCACGACGCAGTTCGAGCGCGCCGTGGGATACCTCTACTCGAAGCCGCAACTCAAAACGGACGCGGTTCACTTTGCCATTGCGCTGCAGTACTACGGTCTGCTGCGCGTGCCGCCAGCAGACGAGACGGACATTT tgaCGGGCGCAGATGGGGAGGACCCCGCGCTGAACTTTGCGCGCATTATCCAGGTGTACATCGGTCCGTTCCACAAGGTCGAACCCCAGAGCGCACTGCAGTACGcgtacctcgtcgcgctggcCTCGGACGCACCAGCGCCGACTGGCCCGGCCCAGCGGCAGTTAgcactcgacctcgtgcgTGAGATTGTCATTGGCTCGCGCGACTGGGGCAAGCTGCTTGGCAGCGTGCGCGCGGACGGGACAAAGGAGCAGGGTGTCATCGAACGGGATCTTGACCTTCTGCGCCTTGGCAGCGAGAAGGACTACAtccgcgaggtcgtgctCGCAGCAGCCAACCAGGCGGCCCACGACGGCTCCCTCACTAACTCGGTCGAGCTCTACCACCTCGCGGCCGACTATGACAAGGTGGTGTACGCGGTGAACCATGCGCTTGGCCACTCGCTCGGCCAGCCAGGCGCTCCCATTGAGGCGCAGGCTGCCCTCTCTGGTGCGTTTGGCGGCGTCTCAGATGTGGAGGGTTTGGCAGCCCGCGTGCACGACGTCTACGCCAACGACTTTGCCAAGCGTTCCCGCATCTCTAGCCGGAACTGggacacgctcgaggtgcttctcaagctcaaggctgGCTTGGGACAGTTTGCGGCTGGCCGGCCagacctcgcccttgacaCATTCAGGAGCACGGACCTGCTCCCGCTCGACAACGACACGACGAGCATTGCTCGCTACGCGGCCAACTTTAACCGCATGCTCGACCAGCCCGTCGTCAGCAACCTGGACGACGTGATTGTTACGACTATGAAGTGCCTCCACCGCCTGAGCcagcagctcaaggagaGTCCGTACGGCGACCATGGGCGGATGGAAGCATTGAGCGCGCTCAAGCACCAGGCGCAGTGCCTCATCCAGTTTGCGAGCACGCTGCGGCTCCGACTGGGTCCGGACGTGTACCGCCAGCTGTCGAGCCTGAGTGCGTTCTTCtag
- the MTR3 gene encoding uncharacterized protein (3' exoribonuclease family, domain 1), whose protein sequence is MATFDRRRIPAPEDSKPPVYLSTTAGPSRSRGNDELRPLFIKTGLVTQANGSAYVEADGVKIACSAFGPRPRPPPFTSTGTLNVEVKFAPFASQVRRAPLRDTEPVSHAAVLTNLLLPAVHLHLLPKMSVDVHIYVLEGDSDASVLAAGLSAACVALADAGIPLSGLAVGSTVALHGSTALLDPSGPECTGADATLTLGAMPALGRATSLHMTGEADLDAVCDMVEAALAGATSAHDAVAVALFDGVQ, encoded by the exons ATGGCAACATtcgaccgccgccgcatccCAGCTCCCGAGGACTCGAAACCTCCTGTGTACCTCTCCACGACGGCAGGACCATCCCGTTCGCGCGGCAATGACGAGCTGCGGCCATTGT TCATCAAGACCGGCCTCGTGACCCAGGCCAATGGGAGCGCATatgtcgaggcggacggGGTCAAGATTGCTTGTTCTGC GTTCGGGCCGCGCCCCCGCCCACCACCGTTCACGAGCACGGGGACGCTTAATGTCGAAGTCAAGTTTGCGCCATTTGCGAGTCAGGTGCGGCGCGCGCCTTTACGG GACACCGAGCCTGTCTCGCACGCCGCCGTGCTCACaaacctcctccttcccgcGGTacacctccatctcctgcCCAAGATGAGCGTCGACGTGCACATCtacgtcctcgagggcgatTCTGATGCGAGCGTGCTCGCTGCGGGACTGAGTGCGGCATGTGTAGCTCTCGCGGATGCCGGGATTCCCCTCAGCGGTCTGGCTGTTGGAAGTACCGTC gctCTCCATGGCTCAacggccctcctcgacccctCTGGACCTGAATGCACgggcgccgacgcgacgctcaccctcggcgcTATGCCTGCGCTTGGCCGCGCAACGAGCCTCCACATgacgggcgaggcggaTTTGGACGCCGTGTGCGAC atgGTCGAGGCTGCTCTCGCCGGAGCGACATCTGCACACGATGCCGTCGCCGTGGCGCTTTTTGACGGAGTGCAATAA
- the URA4 gene encoding uncharacterized protein (Dihydroorotase), which produces MSDTITLPAPADFHVHVRQGAMCELVTPHVAAGGVRTAYVMPNLVPPLTKTEAVLEYKKELERIAPNVEWLMTLYLHPEVTPDEIRKAAKAGVSGVKSYPRGVTTNSSSGIEDYGVYYPVFEAMEEEGMVLNLHGEVPSDDEKNISVLNAEKHFLEHLRKLAADFPNLRIVLEHATTAEAVECVASLGPNVACSITAHHLWLTIDTVAPQPHHFCKPLAKEPRDRKALQGAVRSGNPKFFMGSDSAPHPSASKMPSISEAGELHSCAAGCYTSPYLIPLVATLLESFGALDKLQGFVSDNGRAFYKIPAKAGEEVVIRRPAVAVKVPSKLEGHGNEVVPFWAGRELGWEIVN; this is translated from the exons ATGTCCGACACGATCACGCTCCCTGCGCCCGCCGA cttCCATGTCCACGTCCGCCAGGGCGCCATGTGCGAGCTCGTGACGCCACACGTCGCCGCGGGCGGTGTCCGTACCGCCTACGTGATGCCCAACCTCGTCCCTCCTCTCACCAAGACGGAAGCCGTGCTCGAGTACAAGAaggagctggagcgcaTTGCGCCCAACGTGGAGTGGCTGATGACGCTCTACCTCCACCCCGAGGTAACGCCTGACGAGATCCgcaaggccgccaaggctggtgtgagcg GCGTTAAGAGCTACCCGCGCGGTGTGACGAccaactcgtcctccgGCATCGAGGACTACGGCGTCTACTACCCCGTCTTtgaggcgatggaggaggagggcatgGTCCTGAACCTGCACGGCGAGGTTCcctcggacgacgagaagaacATCTCGGTTCTCAATGCCGAGAAGCacttcctcgagcacctgcGTAAACTTGCCGCCGACTTTCCCAACCTCCGCatcgtccttgagcacgccaccaccgccgaggcggtcgagtGTGTTGCTTCCCTGGGCCCCAACGTCGCGTGCAGCATTACTGCACACCACCTCTGGCTCACCATCGACACCGTCGCTCCCCAGCCGCACCACTTCTGCAAGcccctcgccaaggagcCGCGTGACCGCAAGGCACTGCAGGGTGCCGTGCGCTCTGGAAACCCCAAGTTCTTCATGGGCTCCGATTCCGCACCCCACCCGTCGGCGTCCAAGATGCCTTCTATTtccgaggccggcgagctCCACTCGTGCGCGGCGGGATGCTACACTTCCCCCTACCTTATTCCGCTCGTCGCTACTCTCCTCGAGAGCTTCGGtgcgctcgacaagctccaGGGCTTTGTGAGCGACAACGGGCGCGCGTTCTACAAGATCCCTGCCAAggctggggaggaggtcgttATCCGCCGCCCGGCTGTGGCTGTCAAGGTGCcctccaagctcgagggACACGGGAACGAGGTTGTGCCCTTCTGGGCTGGGCGTGAGCTTGGTTGGGAGATTGTCAACTAG